Proteins encoded by one window of Babylonia areolata isolate BAREFJ2019XMU chromosome 8, ASM4173473v1, whole genome shotgun sequence:
- the LOC143284897 gene encoding uncharacterized protein LOC143284897: MAGGGGWWRISVLVLGLLGLRAWTLDIIDVDMTGLGCSDTQEREVTNSQMYTLHADYPAESPPTSTVCSVRLKASDSTSSLLYTVQQFSGLADCGWTLVISEDPQISSTLTRTLTCGEAVALPVQGEGSRGKLQFSVRRNGTHSSALQLRIQVTASAGYVEVTDTAFADRLTGDGGDTDDPPTPTDNNEGEGGSLNVGVVVGIAIAGIILIIALVGLAIYCCLRNRNEDIKDMEAGEARSGTSVFTSGTSQVLFAGNQRKSGGTGGKYGSMEDVRSSSSTDRANNLYSNRGYQADGDETRSDRESRGGGYKNTAFADESDRAVERGGHLSRRDSGGRGGGKYDKKKAYSRNEEYEMSKVSKVPNGILKTRSKSPNRSQSSTEGSTVDSNALVYGYSQTTHAHPNTQHIPVLERTRSRSRSRGTSSHRSGSAGRSRSGSVGKSSGKDMKAPKTSRQYSDMSHFLEKQKERPRSRSGSVGRRARSDSKTSDHTPSEVSFAPSGASSKKNTGGRRVHIQSVETDF, translated from the exons AtggcagggggtggaggatggtggAGGATCTCTGTCCTCGTGCTGGGGCTACTTGGTCTGCGGGCCTGGACGCTTGACATCATTGACG tgGACATGACGGGCCTAGGCTGTTCCGACACACAGGAGCGGGAGGTGACGAACAGTCAGATGTACACGCTACACGCAGACTACCCCGCGGAGAGCCCTCCCACGTCCACAGTCTGCAGTGTGAGGCTGAAGGCGTCCGACAGCACGTCCTCCCTGCTATACACGGTGCAGCAGTTCTCCGGCCTCGCGGACTGTGGGTGGACCCTGGTCATCTCTGAAGACCCGCAGATTTCCAGCACCCTCACT CGCACACTGACCTGTGGGGAGGCGGTGGCCCTACCTGTCCAGGGCGAAGGTTCACGTGGGAAGCTGCAGTTCAGTGTTCGCAGAAACGGGACACACAGCTCTGCTCTTCAGCTCCGTATCCAAGTCACCGCAA GTGCGGGCTACGTGGAGGTAACAGACACGGCGTTCGCCGACAGACTGACGGGGGACGGGGGCGACACggacgacccccccacccccacggacAACAACGAAGGGGAGGGCGGCTCTCTGAacgtgggcgtggtggtgggcaTCGCCATCGCGGGCATCATCCTGATCATCGCCCTGGTGGGTCTGGCCATCTACTGCTGCCTGAGGAACCGCAACGAGGACATCAAGGACATGGAGGCTGGGGAGGCGCGGTCAGGAACCAGTGTCTTCACctcag gaacGTCCCAGGTACTGTTCGCGGGGAACCAGCGTAAATCGGGAGGAACAGGGGGGAAGTATGGGTCCATGGAGGACGTCCGCAGCTCCTCCAGCACGGACAGGGCCAACAACCTTTACTCCAACAGGGGTTACCAGGCTGACGGCGATGAGACCCGCTCcgacagagagagcaggggagggggCTACAAGAACACGGCCTTCGCGGACGAGTCGGACCGCGCTGTGGAGCGGGGCGGGCACCTGTCGCGCAGAGACAGCGGGGGACGTGGCGGTGGGAAGTACGACAAGAAGAAGGCCTACTCCCGCAACGAGGAGTACGAGATGAGCAAGGTCAGCAAGGTGCCCAACGGGATCCTGAAGACCAGGTCCAAGTCCCCCAACAGGTCCCAGTCGTCGACGGAAGGCAGCACGGTGGACAGCAACGCCCTGGTGTACGGCTACAGCCAGACGACGCACGCGCACCCCAACACGCAGCACATCCCCGTGCTGGAGCGCACAAGGTCAAGGTCGCGCTCCCGGGGGACCAGTTCCCACCGGTCGGGCTCGGCGGGCAGGTCGCGGTCTGGGTCCGTGGGGAAGTCGTCGGGCAAGGACATGAAGGCGCCCAAGACGTCCCGCCAGTACAGCGACATGTCCCACTTCctggagaagcagaaggagaggcCGAGGTCTCGGTCGGGCAGTGTGGGGAGGAGGGCGCGCAGTGACTCCAAAACCAGTGACCACACGCCCAGCGAGGTGTCGTTCGCGCCCTCTGGCGCCTCCTCCAAGAAGAACACTGGGGGCAGGAGGGTTCACATCCAGAGCGTGGAGACAGACTTTTAA